The Metabacillus sediminilitoris genome window below encodes:
- a CDS encoding YfcC family protein gives MGLEKVNKVSNSVQVESRLKKGITMPHIYVILFLFIVLAGIATYLIPAGVYERIPGPEGRTTIDPNSYQSVTQTPVGLTEFMTAIPRGLVAAGEVVFFTFIIGGIFAVIRKTGLIELGVDRLTRKFSTKSIVLIPVLMVVFATVCSLIGTQELSLVYVPVILPLMIALGYDSVVAVAVALVATTAGFMTGFLNPINTGLGQKISGLPVFSGIELRFTAFVVFVSVGIIYIIRYAQKVKRNPESSLVYNEDSSKRRDYLNKTAVEKHLATIRQKVASVALVGFFISLVYGVLAKGWFMLEMAGLFIFMGIVVGLIAGLKLTEICEGFNEGFREVLVGAIIIGVARAVAVVMEDGQVMDTIVNSLGTVVGEFPAVFSAIGMFFVQMLFSFLVPSGSGQALVTMPILAPLSDLIGVTRQTAVLAYQFGDGLGNILFPTSGYFLATLALAGVPWQKWVRFYVPLFLIWLVLAIIFLITAQIIQWNG, from the coding sequence ATGGGATTAGAAAAAGTGAATAAGGTATCTAATAGTGTTCAAGTAGAATCTCGATTAAAAAAGGGAATAACCATGCCGCATATTTACGTCATTTTGTTTTTGTTTATTGTACTTGCAGGAATTGCTACTTATCTGATTCCAGCTGGTGTGTATGAAAGAATCCCAGGGCCAGAAGGGAGAACAACCATTGATCCAAATTCATATCAAAGTGTTACTCAGACACCTGTTGGTTTAACGGAATTTATGACAGCTATACCGAGGGGGTTGGTAGCAGCTGGAGAGGTTGTTTTTTTTACATTTATTATTGGTGGTATTTTTGCAGTAATACGAAAAACAGGTCTTATTGAATTAGGTGTAGATCGGTTAACGAGGAAATTTTCGACAAAAAGTATTGTATTAATTCCAGTGTTAATGGTTGTTTTTGCTACTGTTTGCAGCTTAATTGGTACTCAGGAATTAAGTTTAGTATACGTTCCTGTTATTTTGCCATTAATGATTGCGTTAGGATATGACTCAGTGGTAGCAGTTGCGGTGGCTTTAGTTGCAACTACTGCTGGATTTATGACAGGATTTCTTAATCCGATTAATACAGGATTAGGTCAAAAGATATCTGGGCTTCCCGTGTTCTCGGGAATCGAGTTAAGGTTCACAGCTTTTGTAGTGTTTGTTTCAGTAGGAATCATTTATATTATTCGTTACGCTCAAAAGGTAAAAAGAAATCCGGAAAGTAGCTTGGTCTATAATGAAGATTCGAGTAAAAGAAGGGATTATTTAAACAAAACTGCAGTTGAAAAACACCTAGCAACAATACGTCAAAAGGTAGCTTCCGTTGCACTTGTAGGATTTTTTATTTCACTTGTTTATGGGGTATTAGCTAAAGGTTGGTTTATGTTAGAGATGGCAGGGTTGTTTATCTTCATGGGAATTGTTGTTGGATTAATTGCTGGTTTAAAGCTAACGGAAATATGTGAGGGATTTAATGAAGGTTTTCGTGAGGTATTAGTTGGTGCAATCATTATAGGTGTAGCCAGAGCGGTTGCTGTTGTTATGGAAGATGGTCAAGTTATGGACACGATTGTTAATAGTTTAGGTACTGTTGTTGGTGAATTCCCGGCTGTGTTTAGTGCTATTGGAATGTTTTTTGTGCAGATGTTATTTAGTTTCTTAGTTCCGTCAGGTAGTGGACAGGCATTAGTTACTATGCCGATATTGGCACCATTATCTGATTTGATTGGAGTAACAAGACAAACTGCAGTTTTAGCCTATCAATTTGGTGATGGTCTTGGGAATATTTTATTTCCAACATCAGGATACTTCTTGGCAACACTTGCACTAGCTGGTGTACCTTGGCAAAAATGGGTTCGCTTCTATGTGCCATTGTTTCTTATCTGGCTTGTACTTGCTATTATTTTCTTGATTACTGCACAAATAATTCAATGGAATGGCTGA
- a CDS encoding allantoinase: protein MEHLDFIIKNGNVVLPQGVEETDIGVKDGKIVVIQKDLTTKADRIWDAKNQYIFPGMIDVHVHFSEPGREYWEGFHTGSMMMAAGGCTTYFDMPLNGIPSTVNVEALDQKVEIGNQKSFVDFGLWGGLVPGNESDLEAMAESGVIGFKAFLSTTGNKEFESADDITLLNGMKIIAELGKVLALHSESAPLTNWLKAEKEKAGAFGADDYLETRPIIAEVEAVERALCYAELTGCPLHFVHISSALAIEKIEEAKRRGMDVTVETCPHYLLYNHDHLKELGSVAKCAPPLREKAEQQKLISLVIDQKFDMISSDHSPCTYDLKDPNVYNLFEAWGGISGGQFSLLSMIELALQHNVPFETIAQLTSSAPAERFGLSDRKGKIVEGADADFAIVTIEETFTVSKENFLAKHKESLYIGHTFPCKVVGTINRGKVVYQDGKILAEQAGGKWVKPNKYAAVK from the coding sequence ATGGAGCATTTAGATTTCATCATTAAAAATGGAAATGTAGTACTTCCTCAAGGTGTGGAGGAAACTGACATCGGTGTGAAGGATGGGAAAATTGTTGTGATTCAAAAAGACCTCACAACGAAAGCAGATAGGATCTGGGATGCTAAGAACCAATATATTTTTCCTGGGATGATTGATGTGCATGTACATTTTAGTGAACCAGGTAGAGAGTATTGGGAAGGGTTTCATACAGGTTCAATGATGATGGCTGCAGGCGGATGTACGACTTACTTTGATATGCCCTTAAATGGAATTCCTTCAACGGTTAATGTTGAGGCACTTGATCAAAAAGTAGAGATCGGGAATCAGAAGTCTTTCGTTGATTTTGGCTTATGGGGCGGTCTTGTGCCAGGTAATGAAAGCGATCTTGAAGCCATGGCGGAATCAGGTGTTATTGGTTTTAAAGCTTTTCTTTCCACAACAGGAAATAAAGAATTTGAGTCTGCTGATGATATAACACTGCTAAATGGAATGAAGATCATTGCGGAATTAGGGAAGGTCTTAGCACTGCATTCAGAAAGTGCGCCGTTGACTAATTGGCTGAAGGCTGAGAAAGAAAAAGCAGGAGCATTCGGTGCGGATGATTACCTGGAAACACGTCCGATTATCGCTGAGGTTGAAGCTGTGGAGCGTGCGTTATGCTATGCAGAACTCACTGGATGTCCTCTGCATTTTGTTCATATAAGCTCTGCCTTAGCAATAGAAAAAATTGAAGAAGCGAAGCGAAGAGGAATGGATGTTACAGTTGAAACATGTCCGCATTATTTACTGTATAATCACGATCATTTAAAAGAATTGGGAAGTGTTGCAAAATGTGCCCCTCCATTACGAGAAAAAGCGGAGCAGCAGAAATTAATCTCGCTCGTTATTGATCAAAAATTTGATATGATTTCATCTGATCATTCTCCTTGTACGTATGATTTAAAAGACCCTAATGTTTATAATTTGTTTGAAGCGTGGGGAGGCATTAGCGGCGGGCAGTTCTCTTTGCTTTCAATGATTGAGTTAGCATTACAACATAACGTACCATTTGAAACGATTGCACAATTGACTTCTTCAGCACCTGCAGAGAGATTCGGACTTTCTGATCGAAAAGGAAAAATCGTCGAAGGGGCAGATGCGGATTTTGCCATCGTTACAATAGAAGAAACTTTTACCGTATCAAAGGAAAATTTTCTGGCAAAACATAAAGAAAGCTTATACATTGGCCATACATTTCCATGTAAAGTGGTCGGAACCATCAACAGAGGCAAGGTTGTGTATCAAGATGGAAAGATCCTGGCAGAACAAGCAGGTGGAAAGTGGGTTAAGCCTAATAAGTACGCAGCTGTTAAATGA
- the uraH gene encoding hydroxyisourate hydrolase has product MSGLTTHVLDLSHGQPASHMKVKLYYSEAQEWQLIKTVVTNSDGRLNEPLLSENEVKIGTYELVFHVGDYFRSKNIELQNPAFLEQVPVRFGIANLKHHYHVPLLISPWGYQVYRGS; this is encoded by the coding sequence ATGTCAGGATTAACAACACACGTACTCGATTTATCACATGGCCAACCAGCCAGCCATATGAAAGTTAAGTTATATTACTCAGAAGCTCAAGAATGGCAATTGATTAAAACAGTTGTTACAAATTCAGATGGACGACTAAACGAACCTCTCCTATCAGAAAATGAGGTAAAAATCGGAACATATGAACTCGTCTTCCATGTCGGTGACTACTTTCGCAGTAAAAACATTGAACTACAGAATCCAGCCTTCTTGGAACAAGTACCTGTGCGCTTTGGAATCGCGAACCTTAAACACCACTACCATGTCCCATTATTGATTTCACCATGGGGTTATCAAGTTTATCGCGGCAGCTAA
- a CDS encoding NAD(P)-binding domain-containing protein, giving the protein MSLETLNEQIKRDLSYLAFGSKDWVQPVNHPDGHVYDVIIIGAGQGGLGTAFGLLRERISNILVIDENHEGYEGPWETYARMVTLRTPKHIPSVDLGIPSLTFRSYWEAQFGEKNWEAIDKIPRGDWMDYLRWYRKVLNLPVKNEVKLTLIEPLENGIHRLHVEGKGAPSDSLLARKVILATGIQGGGEWHVPQMIIDNLPSHLYAHTSKAIDFRSLKNKKVAILGGGASAFDNANFALSEGVAEAHVFVRRKELPRINPIRQMEGSGLIERYYSLSDDDKYAVMSHFFKHNQPPTNDTFERASSWPGFQLHLGSPWLHVEATSEGAAVTTPQGTFTFDFLIISTGLMTDPALRPELKLVEKHIARWGDCYKAPKDLAHSTLDAHPYLSQGFALQSRDEAGKKLLHGLFTYNYSALISCGIVASALSGLRFGISRLVSSVAEQLFLDDRKDILDQYYTYKKSEFIGDLKNTVSSS; this is encoded by the coding sequence ATGAGTCTAGAAACCTTAAATGAACAAATCAAAAGAGATCTTTCCTATCTCGCATTCGGCAGTAAGGATTGGGTGCAACCTGTCAACCACCCTGATGGACACGTGTATGATGTCATTATTATCGGCGCCGGCCAAGGAGGATTAGGTACAGCTTTTGGTCTATTAAGGGAACGGATATCGAACATTCTCGTTATCGATGAGAATCACGAAGGTTATGAAGGACCTTGGGAAACCTACGCTCGAATGGTCACATTGCGAACTCCCAAACATATACCTTCCGTTGACCTTGGCATCCCCTCTCTTACCTTCCGATCCTATTGGGAGGCTCAATTTGGGGAAAAGAACTGGGAGGCAATTGATAAAATCCCTCGCGGAGATTGGATGGACTATTTGCGCTGGTATCGAAAGGTTCTCAATCTACCTGTTAAAAACGAGGTGAAATTAACGTTGATTGAGCCTTTAGAAAATGGAATACACAGGCTTCACGTTGAAGGAAAGGGCGCCCCATCTGATTCATTATTAGCACGTAAAGTTATTTTAGCTACCGGCATTCAAGGTGGCGGCGAGTGGCATGTACCACAAATGATTATAGATAACCTGCCGTCACACCTTTATGCACATACATCAAAAGCCATTGACTTTCGTTCATTAAAAAATAAAAAGGTTGCGATTTTAGGAGGCGGAGCTTCAGCCTTTGATAATGCTAATTTCGCCCTGTCTGAAGGAGTCGCTGAAGCACATGTCTTTGTAAGACGTAAGGAGCTGCCGCGAATCAATCCGATCCGGCAAATGGAAGGATCCGGTCTCATTGAACGGTACTATTCATTATCTGATGATGATAAATATGCAGTGATGTCCCATTTCTTTAAACATAATCAACCACCTACAAACGATACCTTTGAACGGGCATCTTCATGGCCTGGGTTTCAGCTTCACTTAGGTTCACCATGGCTTCATGTTGAGGCAACGAGTGAAGGTGCGGCGGTGACGACACCTCAAGGGACATTCACCTTTGATTTCCTGATCATCAGTACAGGTCTTATGACTGATCCCGCACTGCGTCCTGAGTTAAAACTTGTTGAAAAACATATTGCTCGTTGGGGAGATTGTTATAAAGCTCCAAAAGATCTGGCACATTCTACACTTGATGCACATCCATATCTCAGCCAAGGCTTTGCACTTCAAAGCCGGGATGAAGCAGGCAAAAAGCTTCTGCACGGACTTTTTACTTACAACTATTCCGCTCTCATCAGCTGCGGGATTGTCGCTTCAGCCCTTTCTGGATTGAGATTCGGTATTTCTAGACTAGTATCTTCAGTAGCCGAACAGCTTTTCCTTGATGATCGCAAAGATATTCTTGATCAATACTACACTTATAAAAAGTCTGAATTTATCGGTGACTTAAAAAATACAGTGAGTAGTTCCTAA
- the uraD gene encoding 2-oxo-4-hydroxy-4-carboxy-5-ureidoimidazoline decarboxylase: MFTIDTLNETTNEQFIEIVGGIFEHSPWIAEKATKAKPFSSIDQLFQEMVNIVENSSTNQKLTLIKAHPNLGERISMTTHSINEQKGAGLQDLTPDEYEKLINLNKQYMDKFAFPFIMAVRGKNKHQIYEAMESRIHHQKDTEFQTALKEIYKIARLRLEEKMRDKPVYKT, encoded by the coding sequence ATGTTTACGATTGACACATTGAACGAAACAACAAACGAACAATTTATTGAAATTGTCGGAGGGATTTTTGAACATTCGCCATGGATTGCGGAAAAAGCAACAAAAGCAAAACCGTTTTCTTCAATCGATCAATTATTCCAGGAAATGGTTAACATTGTTGAAAACTCTTCAACAAATCAGAAACTCACCCTTATTAAAGCCCATCCTAATTTAGGTGAACGAATCTCTATGACAACACATTCGATAAACGAACAAAAAGGTGCCGGATTACAGGATCTCACTCCTGATGAATATGAAAAATTAATCAATCTTAACAAGCAATATATGGACAAATTCGCATTCCCCTTCATCATGGCTGTACGCGGAAAAAATAAACATCAAATTTATGAAGCGATGGAATCTAGAATCCATCATCAAAAAGACACTGAGTTTCAAACTGCCTTAAAGGAAATTTATAAAATCGCCCGATTACGATTAGAAGAAAAAATGAGAGACAAACCCGTTTATAAAACATAA
- a CDS encoding nucleobase:cation symporter-2 family protein, whose protein sequence is MTNKIGKPEIFSLGLQHVFAMYAGALLVPLIVGSALGFTPQQIAFLVSIDLLTCGIATILQSLKSKYIGIGLPVVLGTSFVAVSPMIMIGTSYGISAIYGSIIAAGLFIILFANFFGKLIKLFPPVVTGTVVTIIGLSLIPTGIKNMGGGATNPDFGSAENIILSFGVLTIILLMNRFFKGFLRAISVLIGIIIGTITAGFMGKLDTQAVADASWFHLPTPFHFGVPTFEIVPILTMILVGIVILVESTGAFLVLSKMTGSELTEKEIASGYRTEGIAFTLGGIFNAFPYSTFAQNIGLVELSGVKTRNATIAAGFILIGLGFIPKIAALATLIPTAVLGGATVIMFGMVVSSGIKMLISVDFTNNNNLLIIACSISLGLGATVVPELFAALPDTLRIIVSDGIITGSLTAIMLNIVFNMRPKRSLKVISDTKLEPKVKHF, encoded by the coding sequence ATGACGAATAAAATTGGTAAACCCGAAATTTTCTCATTAGGTTTACAACATGTCTTTGCCATGTACGCGGGCGCCCTTTTAGTACCTCTTATTGTAGGCAGTGCCCTAGGATTTACCCCTCAACAAATTGCTTTTCTCGTCTCCATCGATTTACTTACATGCGGGATCGCCACGATCTTACAATCGCTGAAAAGTAAATATATAGGGATTGGACTTCCTGTTGTATTAGGGACTTCGTTTGTAGCTGTATCCCCGATGATTATGATTGGTACAAGTTATGGGATTTCCGCTATTTATGGATCTATCATTGCAGCAGGACTCTTTATTATTCTTTTTGCAAATTTCTTCGGTAAATTAATCAAACTCTTCCCTCCAGTTGTGACTGGAACAGTTGTCACCATTATCGGTTTATCACTGATTCCAACTGGTATAAAAAATATGGGCGGCGGTGCAACTAATCCTGATTTTGGTTCCGCCGAAAACATCATCCTCTCTTTTGGTGTCCTAACGATCATCTTACTTATGAATCGCTTCTTTAAAGGATTCCTCCGAGCTATTTCTGTTTTAATCGGAATTATTATCGGTACAATCACTGCTGGTTTTATGGGGAAATTAGATACTCAAGCAGTAGCGGATGCGTCCTGGTTTCATTTACCAACACCCTTTCATTTCGGTGTACCCACTTTTGAGATTGTGCCAATTTTAACGATGATTTTAGTCGGTATCGTTATCCTCGTTGAATCAACAGGCGCCTTTCTAGTTTTAAGTAAAATGACAGGTAGCGAGTTGACTGAAAAAGAAATTGCCAGCGGTTACCGAACGGAAGGGATTGCCTTCACCCTTGGTGGTATATTTAACGCCTTCCCATACAGTACGTTTGCTCAAAACATTGGACTTGTAGAATTGTCTGGAGTGAAAACGAGGAATGCGACAATTGCAGCCGGCTTCATTTTAATCGGATTAGGTTTCATACCAAAGATCGCTGCATTAGCAACCCTTATTCCAACAGCCGTTTTAGGCGGAGCAACAGTCATTATGTTCGGCATGGTTGTCTCTTCTGGGATTAAAATGCTGATCAGTGTTGACTTTACTAACAACAACAATTTGTTAATTATTGCTTGTTCAATATCTTTAGGACTAGGGGCCACCGTTGTACCTGAACTATTTGCCGCTTTACCAGATACACTTCGGATCATCGTCAGCGATGGAATTATCACCGGCAGTCTTACCGCGATTATGTTAAATATCGTCTTTAATATGCGTCCTAAACGTTCATTAAAGGTTATATCTGATACAAAATTAGAGCCGAAAGTGAAACATTTTTAA